In Setaria viridis chromosome 5, Setaria_viridis_v4.0, whole genome shotgun sequence, the genomic stretch TTAATCACCTCTTAAGGCTAATTAACATGCTCTAATGAAGGATTCAGGTCACTGAGATTGGATATGATGATGTTGGAGTGATCtaaacaagaaaagaaattcaTTATATTAAGGGACAAATTGGAGTGAATTTTAAATTTGGGAATTGGAAAAGGATGAAACTTGGCCAAATGTgaaagttggaattttgaatGTGCTCGACATGTTGGAATCAAGCCAAGAGTGATATTTCGATAACACTAATTCATTGTTCAAAGTTGGATGAACAAGTCAACAACAACACTTTACTAAAATTTGTAAGTGTTGGATATGTTATCAATTATCCATGTTGAGGGGGTGTGGATTTTTAGATTTTGGCTAAACACCCAAAACTTTGACAATATGAAAGTGGGAGTAAAAGTTATACACTTTGACATGGAGGTATTATTGTTCAAAAATTTGGTGCAATGAGAGGTCAAAGATCAAGTCCAAGTTGGTAAATTATACTATTTTCAGCCTTGTCTGAAAAATATTCGAAGTCCTGAAAGCAGTGATAATTATGTATCTTTGAATTAAGTTTTAAAAAGATTTCATGCATCAACTTTGGAAAGGTTCACCTGCGAACTGAGGAGGAATGTCTGGTACATGGATTTAGTAGGTTATGGATCACCAAAACGGAGGTTTggatatttattttcaaaacaCAAAGTTGGAACTCATCACTGTTTTTGACCCTGACAAGATAACACTGAAACTATGAAATTGAGCTCGGGATTTCGTGTGTTTGCTTGGAGATTcagagattttttttcttccaaaccTCTGATCATTAAGCCAAGAATCCTATCTATGAGTTGAGCCCTATTTTCCATTTACAACTTTGATTACATGTAGGAATTTTATTAGGCATAATAGGATGGTAAGAGATGAAAGAAGAATAAGTTTGATAGCCAATTAATTTGAGCCaacagaagttttttttttgataaataaaGTTTTATTAATTTTGAAATCATTACATCAAGATGATTAAAGATCTTGAAACACTCCCGACCTTTACATAACTAGGGATGCACACAACCTTATAGCCAACAGAAGCTATTGAAGGAAGCTGAAAGAGGCTTGGAGGAAGATGcaagttggaaaaaaaaaagaatgctcaATGCACCATGAATTGGTATATGCAACTATATTTGATAAATTTGTTTAAAAAATCTAGAAATAATGTATTAATTTtgtatatttataattttttaagatAACGAATTTTAAAAGGATAAAATAATAAATCAATTCGCGCTATTTGCACATGCCACCTTTCTATATAGGGGCGAACGGGGAGATAGGTTAAGAGAACTTATATCGAGAGTCATAACTATTAGGAGGAACAGTCGTATATACTGTGGAGATTGGGGTCCATTGGCCCAACTAGTTCTCGTACATATACATTAGAGATCTTGTATCCCCAACAAATTAACACATGGACACCTTCAACGTGCGTGGtgcgcgctcgctcgctcgccctCACTCCTCGCGTTGCTCCTCCATGGCGATGCGGCGTCCACTCACCGAGGGCTTCAGGGTACGTAGCACATCACCCATCCCGCGTTGCCCGTCCCTGCTCTTCTCAATCCCATCAGCTTTGTTGTTTTTTACGCGTGAGCAGACGCCGAGGCCCCCGACCTCCCGTGGGCGAACGCGACCGCAGACGCCGAGGCCGACGAGCGCTTGTTGCACGGCACGTCCTGGGCTAACGAGACCGATCCGTGGGCGGCCGTCTACGGGCATGCTGGATGGTGGCTCTCGTGGAGGTGCCCACGGAGGGAGAAGAACGGAACCCTGCCCAGGATAACCAGGCTCTGCTACGCCCGCGAGGTAAGATTGCTGGAGAAGCtccacccaccgccgccgccgcaggagagCCCAGAAGAGGAGGCCCGCCGCAGAGTGGTTGAGATCTTGAGCACCTCCTCGGTGCAGGTGGATCCCTGGCCTGAGAAGATTCTTAATCCAGTGATGGAGTCAACAAGATACCGCACATACAGGGTCCCTCCGTTCCAGCCAGCAGCCCGGCACGCCCCGATTTAGATCGTGattcctctccttttttttctgtttgtgATTATCCACCATCTATGTGTAATCGAAGATATACGGTATCTGAGATAATTAAACAGAATCGAATCGGTTAATTAGGCTTGTTTTTTTATATTTCAGTGGCTATTATATCTGGCGAGCATATCTTTTATAAGCCGCAAAATTCGGATCCAGATTACCCACCCGCCTTGGGTGGTTCTTGACCTGTGAAAACGCTCTACGTGTAGTTCATGTTGCTGAAGCTACATCAAAGTGTGATCCGCATTGGAACCTCTGCTTATTTTATATCTTGCATACTAATTGGAAGCTCCGACAAGAGCCCCTATCCTAATCTTTGATTAAAAAGCTTTGTAAGTCCAAATGAACCAGATCAGGGAAGCTATTACTCCTGCAAAGAAGGTCGCTAAACAGATCACACATAAGAGAAGTCAAGTGGACAATGTTAATTGTGGTTTTTTTTACTTATTCTTGGTAATAGATTAAGCGCATGTGGTTGCAGGTAAAATTGCAAGAATGGATTATCCCTGGTCCCTGCAACGCAAAAAGAGATCCTACAGCATACCAGAAAATGGACAATAGAAACTCTGAAGATGCTAATGCACACAAGTTCAGTAGTTCAGGCCCTCCAGGCATAGTCAATAGCTCATGACGAAATCTCGTTTGGAAGCAGAAAGCGTAATATCCGTTTGCACCATAACAACAGGGACATACAAAAAGGGTAACTTGAAGTTGTGTGGAGAAGGTGATTCAGATGTATTAAACAAAGAAACAGAAATAGGATGCTACATGATTGTTACAGATAGACAGCGGCTCAGAAGATTGGATGTAGAAAGTACACTTACAGTTGCAAGTGCATCAAATTGCAGTGCAATCAGAACATTCTTTTCTTCCCACTGTTTGAGTTTGTCTTTGTGCAGAGAACCTTCCTGCCTTTGGCACGCCTGCGCTTCAGTACCTTTCTTCCAGAAGTAGTCCGCATCCGCCTGCGGAAACCATGTGTACGGGCAAGTGACTTCCGAGATCTTGACCTCTTGGTCATGCAGAGGGCAGCCTTTCCAGCCCTAATCTGCAGACCACGGGATCTTCGTGTTGTCATTCTATTGTAGCTGAACTCAATTCCCAAAGATGAACCTGACATACAATATATGTTCTAAGTTTTAGAACAATGACGGCACACAGGCATTCATAATCACTTATTTGTTAATACCCATAGGGTTGTGTTTAGATTTTGGAAAATATTATAAAATGCTTAAGTTTTTCATTGAATCCAATTCTTCTCTGCCTATTTTAGGAGCTTTGGGATTGCTTTAGGTAAATGGAAAAATCAATCGTGATTAAAGTGGTGTCAGGGTGAGTCTAGGGATCAAATTACTTGGAAGGTATTGCTTATGCTTCAACTGTGCTTTGTGATTTATTCTGTTATCTTGGATAATGATTCAGCCGTTTGCAGCACTTCTTAAAACTTGATTTCTCGTCGAGCAAAAGAAAACGTCAATCCAATGTTCTGTAACATGTAGCAACATCTAGATGGTTCAGGGCAGAAAACAAAGAGGCGAATTCTATGTAGCTGTTTTGTAACATTTTACGACATCTAGATGATTCAGGACAGAAAAAAGGGCAACTCTATGTAGCTAGTTTGTAAGAGTTTGCGATGTCCACATGATTCAGGAAAAAATTCAGATGCATACAGTCTAGAATCCATCAGATGGTACATGGGGATGACAACAAATGTAGAGTTTTGTATTTGCTCCTTCTcataactcaaaaaaaaaaaagatcactgAAACGATCAGATATGAGCACAGTCAGTTTCATGTTTGGAGTCTGGACACTAACACACAACTGGCTCTACAAGTACTCTACAAATTAACTTTGTCTCTTATTCAGATTATTAAATAAAACTTTGTCGATCCATGATCAATTACAGCCTACAGGAATGCTCAGACTCCA encodes the following:
- the LOC117855827 gene encoding large ribosomal subunit protein bL34c, which translates into the protein MALALASPMASLSFRSGRISAAAIGGVARTGRAAPVGASASPFLRSSFVSSSSTSSASASPASLSAAVSASLAFTSSSSFAGSSLGIEFSYNRMTTRRSRGLQIRAGKAALCMTKRSRSRKSLARTHGFRRRMRTTSGRKVLKRRRAKGRKVLCTKTNSNSGKKRMF